The following are from one region of the Sandaracinus amylolyticus genome:
- a CDS encoding MotA/TolQ/ExbB proton channel family protein: protein MAFCSARVPGASDFHLPHTAPPIRDHREITVETGFAEIWETMGPVAKAVMISLLLMSVVVMSITIQRAIALLMLRRAGAGYEAQVTPLIAKGQLDEAATVRVARPTPVGNVIKAGLSEYVDTRADAPSTTELIDVVKSRLDKTVGVEMDQLRKGLGVLATIGSIAPFVGLFGTVAGIVTSFEGIAATGGGGLTAVSAGIAEALVATALGILVAIPAVVFFNYFSAKLRTVESSLEDASALLINGVRKAGWIGTRSLPEAAE from the coding sequence ATGGCGTTTTGCTCCGCCCGTGTACCAGGGGCGTCCGATTTCCATCTACCTCACACAGCGCCTCCGATTCGAGATCACCGGGAGATAACCGTGGAAACTGGATTCGCAGAAATCTGGGAGACGATGGGGCCTGTCGCCAAGGCCGTCATGATCTCTCTCCTCCTGATGTCCGTCGTCGTCATGTCGATCACGATCCAGCGGGCGATTGCGCTGCTGATGCTCCGCCGCGCCGGTGCCGGCTACGAAGCGCAGGTGACGCCGCTGATCGCGAAAGGCCAGCTCGACGAGGCGGCGACGGTGCGAGTCGCGCGCCCGACCCCGGTCGGCAACGTCATCAAGGCGGGCCTCTCGGAGTACGTCGACACGCGTGCCGATGCGCCGTCGACGACCGAATTGATCGACGTGGTCAAGTCGCGTCTCGACAAGACGGTCGGAGTCGAGATGGACCAGCTCCGCAAGGGGCTCGGCGTGCTCGCGACGATCGGATCGATCGCGCCGTTCGTCGGCCTCTTCGGCACGGTCGCGGGCATCGTCACGTCGTTCGAGGGCATCGCGGCGACCGGCGGAGGTGGCCTCACGGCGGTGTCGGCGGGCATCGCCGAGGCGCTGGTCGCGACCGCGCTCGGGATCCTCGTCGCGATCCCCGCAGTGGTGTTCTTCAACTATTTCTCGGCCAAGCTGCGCACGGTCGAGTCGTCGCTCGAGGACGCGTCCGCCCTGCTGATCAACGGCGTGCGCAAGGCGGGCTGGATCGGGACGCGCTCACTGCCGGAAGCGGCCGAATGA
- a CDS encoding ExbD/TolR family protein, with protein MRPRARTEDPRPEINITPLVDVVLVLLIIFMVVTPYLENAVELELPEADHAETADPSDEARSISITRDGRTFLGRDEVSETELLAVVDGHLQGSQSAPILVRADEQVAYRNVRQVFESLRSRGARAVALATDAGGAD; from the coding sequence ATGAGACCGCGCGCGCGCACCGAGGATCCGCGTCCGGAGATCAACATCACTCCGCTCGTGGATGTGGTCCTCGTCCTGCTGATCATCTTCATGGTCGTCACTCCATATCTCGAGAACGCCGTCGAGCTGGAGCTGCCCGAGGCCGATCACGCGGAGACGGCCGATCCATCCGACGAGGCGCGCTCGATCTCGATCACCCGCGACGGGCGGACGTTCCTCGGCCGCGACGAGGTGTCGGAGACGGAGCTGCTCGCGGTGGTCGACGGCCACCTCCAGGGCTCGCAGAGCGCGCCCATCCTGGTGCGCGCGGACGAGCAGGTGGCCTATCGCAACGTGCGTCAGGTGTTCGAGTCCCTGCGCTCCCGCGGCGCGCGCGCCGTCGCCCTGGCGACCGACGCCGGAGGAGCGGACTGA
- a CDS encoding HAMP domain-containing sensor histidine kinase produces the protein MLEVGLSDSARRALLRDVRTAVGWTAGIALVVAVLGGAFVTRRALAPLRALASTARSVVRSGDLSARVPVRGTNDELDELGELLNQMLARNETLVGGMRGALDDVARDLRTPLTRLRGSAEIALRAGDTESAQAALADVVEESDRVLAMLRALMDVSEAETGVMKLELEPVAIDALIDEVVDLYEHVADENGVAVEVEHTKDLVVRGDRVRLRQVIANLVDNALKYTPRGGRARVRAARAGEEIEIVVEDSGMGIAPEDLERIWDRLYRADRSRAQRGLGLGLSYVRAIVRAHGGTVQVDSELGRGARFTVRLPSHRE, from the coding sequence GTGCTCGAGGTCGGGCTGAGCGACTCGGCACGACGCGCGCTGCTGCGCGACGTGCGCACCGCGGTCGGGTGGACCGCCGGGATCGCGCTGGTGGTCGCGGTGCTCGGCGGCGCGTTCGTCACGCGCCGCGCCCTCGCGCCGCTGCGCGCGCTCGCATCGACCGCGCGCTCGGTGGTGCGGAGCGGCGATCTCTCGGCGCGCGTTCCGGTGCGCGGAACGAACGACGAGCTCGACGAGCTGGGCGAGCTGCTCAACCAGATGCTCGCGCGCAACGAGACGCTCGTCGGCGGGATGCGCGGCGCGCTCGACGACGTCGCGCGCGACCTCCGGACTCCGCTCACGAGGCTGCGCGGCTCCGCGGAGATCGCGCTGCGGGCGGGCGACACCGAGAGCGCGCAAGCGGCGCTCGCCGACGTGGTGGAGGAGAGCGATCGCGTCCTCGCGATGCTGCGCGCGCTGATGGACGTCTCGGAGGCCGAGACCGGCGTGATGAAGCTCGAGCTCGAGCCGGTCGCGATCGATGCGCTGATCGACGAGGTGGTCGATCTCTACGAGCACGTCGCCGACGAGAACGGTGTCGCAGTGGAGGTCGAGCACACGAAGGACCTCGTCGTGCGCGGCGATCGCGTGCGGCTGCGGCAGGTGATCGCGAACCTCGTCGACAACGCGCTCAAGTACACGCCGCGCGGAGGACGAGCGCGGGTGCGCGCGGCGCGCGCCGGCGAAGAGATCGAGATCGTCGTCGAGGACTCGGGGATGGGCATCGCGCCCGAGGATCTCGAACGGATCTGGGATCGCCTCTATCGCGCCGATCGCAGTCGCGCGCAGCGTGGGCTCGGACTGGGCCTCAGCTACGTCCGCGCGATCGTGCGAGCGCACGGCGGCACGGTGCAGGTCGACAGCGAGCTCGGGCGCGGCGCGCGCTTCACGGTGCGTCTTCCGTCGCACCGCGAGTGA
- a CDS encoding energy transducer TonB, translating to MRPRRAPDELVTPTEQPSEPETPEPEAVEAPVEQVAHTETAPAEGASGTAGGVPGGVPGGVAGGVSGGVLGGVVGGVVGGTGTGPVTPVFMPSDMSPPRLVSGEQPGHTPQALSARVEGTMILRIAIRPDGTVGEVQVVRGLALLTEHVVATVSRWRFAPPVYQGRPISIYLTQRLRFEITGR from the coding sequence GTGCGACCGCGTCGCGCGCCCGACGAGCTCGTCACTCCGACCGAGCAGCCGAGCGAGCCCGAGACGCCGGAGCCCGAAGCCGTCGAGGCTCCGGTCGAGCAAGTCGCGCATACCGAGACCGCGCCTGCAGAAGGCGCGTCGGGCACCGCGGGCGGTGTTCCCGGCGGTGTCCCGGGAGGCGTCGCGGGCGGTGTTTCCGGCGGCGTTCTCGGGGGTGTGGTGGGCGGCGTGGTCGGAGGGACCGGCACCGGCCCCGTCACGCCCGTCTTCATGCCGAGCGACATGTCGCCGCCGCGTCTCGTGTCCGGCGAGCAGCCGGGCCACACGCCGCAAGCACTGAGCGCGCGTGTCGAAGGAACGATGATCCTGCGAATCGCCATTCGGCCCGACGGCACGGTGGGCGAGGTGCAGGTCGTTCGTGGTCTGGCGCTGCTGACCGAGCACGTCGTCGCGACGGTGTCGCGATGGCGTTTTGCTCCGCCCGTGTACCAGGGGCGTCCGATTTCCATCTACCTCACACAGCGCCTCCGATTCGAGATCACCGGGAGATAA
- a CDS encoding ExbD/TolR family protein, translated as MGMSVQSGGGRGGEPTPDINITPLVDVVLVLLIIFMVIAPMLTPDLDVSLPSEPSDHEPPPDGDPIVVEVTASGAFEIAGQPVAREAATATLRGLLDSASDRVVFVRVHDDAMFRDAIAAMDVARGAGAEQVGTVLDRPAAVSQSAGETN; from the coding sequence ATGGGCATGTCGGTGCAATCGGGGGGTGGACGCGGCGGCGAGCCGACTCCCGACATCAACATCACGCCGCTCGTCGACGTGGTGCTCGTCCTCCTGATCATCTTCATGGTGATCGCGCCGATGCTCACGCCGGATCTCGACGTGAGCCTGCCGAGCGAGCCCTCCGATCACGAGCCTCCGCCCGACGGAGATCCGATCGTCGTCGAGGTCACGGCATCGGGCGCGTTCGAGATCGCCGGGCAGCCGGTGGCGCGCGAGGCCGCGACTGCGACGCTGCGCGGATTGCTCGATTCCGCGAGCGATCGCGTGGTGTTCGTCCGCGTGCACGACGACGCGATGTTCCGTGACGCGATCGCCGCGATGGACGTCGCGCGCGGAGCCGGTGCCGAGCAGGTGGGCACGGTCCTCGACCGCCCGGCCGCAGTCTCGCAGTCCGCCGGCGAAACGAACTGA